From Bdellovibrio sp. KM01:
AAAAGCTCTTTCGTTGGAAGATTTAATTTTTCGCGAAGCTTGAAATCAATTCTCGCGCCATCTAGGTCGCGATAAAAAACGCGCCCCGTAAAGCTTCCCTTAGAATCAATCTCCAACAAAGTGTTTTGTTGATGCGCTTCAAGGACCACACCATATTGAGCGGCAAAGGCATAGCTTTTTACAAGTGCAGGAATTAACTGTCTTTCAACGAGATCAATAGTTGAAATCCCCTGAGCCTTGGCATCGACTTCCAACAATGAAGATCCCTGATTTTTTGCGACATAAGACAAAATCGGAACCAAGGTGGTTTTCCCCACCACGATGTGCTGGGGAATTTTTCTAACCAAGAATCCAAAAGGGCTGTTGGGAGTTTTATCAAAAACACCAATGGGCTCAGGCAAGACTCCAAAACCATTTTCTTTCTGAGAGGATTCAGGAATATTTGCAAGCAACGAACTAATGGCCGTCGCTCGCTGCATCTGCATTGGATACACGGTACGAATCGCACCATTAACCTTATCTGACAAAGAGACCTTGACCATCATATCGTCCACAAAAAATGTTCTGGGTGACGTTGTTGGTTTCGCCGCAACTTTCGTAAGCTTTCCATGAGAGATGAGCTCTTTAAAAAGTTCCAATGATGACGGGTGAATAAAGAACTTCACTTTGCCGTCAGCGGTTTTTAACTCCTTCGGAATTTCCATTATTCCGTCTGGTACAAAATCGACAAATCGTGGTTCAACTTCCAAAAGATAAAGCGTCTCAGTCTGATACGCCTTCAATTCGGCGGGATCGGGAAGCTTGTGATAAAGTTTTTCGTTAGACTGTAGATCATTGCGCTGGACTTCCCATTTTTGCCAACGCTCAAGGTCAGCAAAGCCGGGTAATGCAATTAAAAGCACAGTGATGAATGAAATCCACTTCATACCTGGTAACTTAGCAAGATATTCGCCAGGGACTCTTGATGTCTCATTCTGGGAACACACAAGCCCATGGACCAGTTATTCGAACTTTCTTCTAGGCAGACTCAAGTCGATAAGACCAACGCCGATAAGCTCTATGTCTTAAGACATTTAACCAGCTTAAGATTTACAACTGGGGGTCATAACAATGGCTGACAAAAAGTTTGAAAAGCAAATTCCAAATAACGTAGTAACTCTTGCTTCCGAAAAATGCTGTGGCGAAGGCTGCAAAAAGAAAGCTGATAAAGCTGGTTTCTGCGGTGAGCATTTCATGTGGTTCAAAGAAGGTTTGATCACGAAAGAGGGTTTGAAAGCTGCTGACTTCGACAAGAAGTATTATCAGTTCATCTCTCGTAAAGCCGCTTAGTTCTATTTTAAAACCTCTGATCTCCGTCGGAGGGTTTATAATCATTAGTATTTCGAATTCCAAATCCGTTAAAAGCCGGGAATCCCATCCCGGCTTTTTTATTTACACCTGGTTCCCTATTCCGTCACCTGCCCCATTTCATTTTCATCTGATTCCACCAAATCCAATCTGATCGACTGCGACGTCAACCAACTGGTCCTGCCTTTGCACATTTCAAGGGTATGAAATCATTCGTATTCGCACTGCTATATTTGTCTCAATTTGGAACACTGAGCACTGCTGCGGCCGCAGGGCCTCCGTTGTGTTCAATGATCTTTGCTGACGCTCCCTGGGGGCAATTACGCCGCGATTTCCAGCACAACATTCACTATACGAAAGAGATTCCTCAAGACACAGCCATTAAAAACCAATGCAATCTTGGCACTTGTCATTTGCATTCCTGGCTGGGCGCTATGGAGAAAACCTATACTCTGCGTACAGGCGAA
This genomic window contains:
- a CDS encoding IucA/IucC family protein, whose protein sequence is MKWISFITVLLIALPGFADLERWQKWEVQRNDLQSNEKLYHKLPDPAELKAYQTETLYLLEVEPRFVDFVPDGIMEIPKELKTADGKVKFFIHPSSLELFKELISHGKLTKVAAKPTTSPRTFFVDDMMVKVSLSDKVNGAIRTVYPMQMQRATAISSLLANIPESSQKENGFGVLPEPIGVFDKTPNSPFGFLVRKIPQHIVVGKTTLVPILSYVAKNQGSSLLEVDAKAQGISTIDLVERQLIPALVKSYAFAAQYGVVLEAHQQNTLLEIDSKGSFTGRVFYRDLDGARIDFKLREKLNLPTKELLKIQDSQWIFDLESLQKMRENTLVPRGRPAAWSPVLETAFQRYMVGSSIYLLRKAVQDQKGYSPFRIEKIIYEELRKSSPLVNFCQAVFR